The Kosmotoga olearia TBF 19.5.1 sequence TGTTTTGCCGTCGGTTACACACAGAATTCCGTCGAAGTTTAATACATTATCGGGAAGTTCAAATTCCTTCTTGGCATCTTTGTGAAGACAATGAACTATAACTTCTTCGCCTTCAAATTCAAGCTTTAAAAGTTCTATAAAGGGTAAAAAAGCATAAGCGTTATTCTCTTCTCCCTTAATGACAAGAAGTCTCTTTATCTCATCTTTCATCATTTCTTGAACCAGCATCTCGATTTGTTTTTTATCCTCAACAGCCATGGTTACTATTCTTCTGTCGATTCCTACAACACGGGGAGAAGTGACGGTGGGAGAAATCGCATACATGTCCAATTCAACCAGGATGGGCAACAAAACTTCAGCCTCTGAACTAAGTCGTGGCCCGATTATCAGCCGAATCCCATGACGTGAAACCATTTCAAGTTGTTTTTTAACAGTATCGGGATTATATCGTATTTTGAAAACCTTCAAATCAAGATTATACGCTTCGTAAGCTTCCTCGAAAGCTCGCAGCATATCGCTGCTGTCATCGTAAAGTAAAATGACACCGGAAATTGAAACTATCCTTAAAATACTAAAAACTGCGGATATGATAACAACTATTCCTAAAAGGACAAGCCAAAAGATTTTTGCTCGTTCTCTTTTACTTTCTTTTGTTCCTGTCATTTGTTGCCCCCGTACCTGTGTAAAATCAAATATTACCATATTTATTCCTAGGAACCCCGAAAGATTTTAGAAAATCCTAGGGTATTGTAACACTTTATTTTGTATCTGTGACCGGTAAGATTCGACTTATTTTTTTGGTTTTGTATTGTGCAAGTCAATTGTGAAAGAATTTTTGATTCAGACAACTTAAGCACTTTTTCTTGAAATAACTCTTTGAAAAAAGATATTATTTCTATACGTTCAAATAAAGTATTTGTTTGTTTCTTGTCACTTGTTACTATATAAATATCCTGTTTTTTTCGGGAAGTGTAGAAAAAGTTATATATGATGGTATGATGTAAAATCGTACTTTGTGGGAAAAGGCGAACATGATTGCTCTGTTTTTAATCTTAGGTTAATTATAGCACAAAAATGGGCAAGGAATTGTTTTGAAAACGACAATGCCGCTGATACCGGGCGATGCTTGGAATCAGCTTCACTGACTGATGCTGGGCAGCGCTTCGCGTCGGATGCCAGATCTCGAACAAGAATTCAGTTGCTAGTTGTTAGTTCCTAGTTTTTGAACTTTCTAAACCCTATACCCCAGATCCGATACCCGCTTTTGGTTTTTTCCGCCGAAGGCGCATGACAACCACGTAGTGGTTCGAGTCAACTCTGCAGGAGTTCGTAACAACCGCTTGCGGTTCGTGTCGCTTCTCCAACTGACAGCCTGCAAGCGTCCCAGACGTTGTCCGGTACTTCCACCGCAAAGCGACTCTCAAACCTTCAACAACGTAGCTTTGACCTTAACGCCTTCGATTTGCCCAAGTTTTCCAGTAAGGGCTCCAATTTCGTCAGTCGTTCCATCAACCAATACGGAAATTATAGAGATTTGTCTCTCTTTAACCGGTAAACCCATCCGTCCTAAAATTACGTCTGCAAATTGATGTAGAATTTCGTTAACCCTGGCATAATTTTCACGGTTTAAAACGGTTATTGCCACTATGCCCACTTTTCTTTCCTGCAAATTTATCACCTCAAAACTATGTTATCAAAGAGATTTGAATAGTGGGTTAAACGCTTTCGATGGTACAATAAAATTGTGATGGAATTGAGGTAAGAAAGGAGATAGAAATGAAAGTCTTTCTTATCACTGGACCTACCGGATCTGGAAAAACAGAACTTATAATCTCCGAAATGGAGAAAGCACATCGTTCCAACCCTTTTTCATACGTTTTTGTTGGTCCAACCGGTAGTTACGTTAAAACAATCAGGGAAGCCTTTTTAAATCGGGTTGGGAGTATCGTTGCATCCAGATTTATGGCGATTGACGAGTTTGCTGTAACGATTATGAAGAAGCTTCGCCCGGAAATGCTTCACATCAGCAGCAATATCGTTAAATCTGAAATAAGCGATATCCTTGAGGAAATCGGAAGAAAAGACCTGGCACAATCTCCGACTTTTGTAGAATATGTATTTGACATAATTAATGATGTGAAAGAAAATGATGGATTCGATAAGATATTTGCCCAAGATGATGAAATCACCTTGCTTATGAGAAGCCTTTATTCAAAACTTTCAGATAGATTCAATTCGAATCTCATATACGACACCTTTGATGCTTATCTTTCTTTAGCAGAATTATCGGACGAACTACATCCAGGTGAATTTGGAGAAACCTTGTTTATAGACGGCTTCCACGACTTTTCGCCGGCTGTAAAAGCTTTTCTCGAAGGGATTGTTCCAATCTTTTCAAAGGTTTTTATAACTGCTCCAGAAGACGCAAACCGGTGTGAATTGTTTGCCGAGGCAAGAACCATTATTGATTTTGTTGAAGAACGGGAAGGGAAAATTGATTCAAACGGCGAGATTATAACTTCCGAAAAAAGATTTCTTTCAGAACAACATCTACCAAAAAATCTCGAACCTTTCCTCAAAACCTTTTTCTCAGAGCAAAAAATCACTCAAAGCTGCGAAAATGTTGAAGTTATTGTAGCCTCGGATATTTTCAACGAAGTGGAATACATTTCGAGAGAAATAAAACGTACGATAAAATCCGGTTACGAGCCTGGAGATATTGCGATCGTTGCATCTGATTTTTCCAGATACGAAAAATTGTTTTCAGAAAGATTAGACGAGTACGGTATCCCGTTCAGAAGCGAAGGGGATGAACCTCTTTTAGAATCCAGAGCGGTGAAAATGCTTCTTTTACCCTTTGAAACGGCGGTCAATGGTTTCAAACCAGAAAAGATCGTTGCAATGGGAGATTTTGGTTATGGCGGCAGTAAACTTGACACAAAGTTTTTCGAATCCATCGCTATACAGGCACGGCTTATTTATGACTACCCCACTCTTACGTTGCAGAAAAGAGTTGAAAGCTGGGAAGAACGATTGGAAAGATACAAAGAGCTTGTTCAGAGAAAGATAAGAGCTGTTGAAGAGATTTCCGATGAGGAATTCATCGAGCAGGAAATCAGTGGATACAGAGAAGTAATTCTGAGGGTAGATGAAGAAATCGAGCCAGCAATAGAGAGGATTTTTCAGGTTCTCGCGCCATTTCGTAGCCTTTCTAGAAGGGATTGTCGAATATACCGTGAATATTTTTATGAATGGTCAGAACTCATAAGAATTGAAGAACGCTATAGAAAACTGGTTGAAGAGTCAGAAGAGGAACCATTCAGGAAACTTGAAGGGGAGCGTGAATTATTAGCGCTGAAAAGATTCTTTAATGATGTACTGCCTGCTTTAGAAGAGCTTCTCCTTTTTCTCGGGAAAGAGCGAATTTCTCCAGCTGATTATCATAGGTATCTAATGCTCATTTTGAGGAACACCTCTTTTAAAAGTTCCAGGGCCATTGAGAACAGGGTTGAGATTCAATCTTTGCTGAATGCTCGTTTTTCACGAAAAAAAATAAAATTCTTTGTTGGATTTAATGACGGTTACTATCCTATGATTCGAATGAATCCCCTGTACAGTTTTACCCAATATGACGAGAAAGCTCCTAAAGACTTGCTTCTGGTAAAAGAGAAACAGCAGAAGCTGAATCTATACCTTGCGGTAACAAGAACATCCGATAGGCTTTATTTTTCTTATCCTGAATCTACGATTGATGGTGAGCCTCTTTTGCCATCAGCATACCTTCAGGATGTAATAAAAAGTGCGGGGGTAACTCCTGAACGAGTTGGTCAAAAGGAAGGTAGAAAGGTGGATATTATTCCAGAGCTCGAAACGGTTATGAGTGAAAAGGAACTGAAAATAGCTGTTGCTAACTATTTTAATACCGGGCACTGGAAATCGCTGAAAGATCGGTTTGGAATGGGTGATCTTGAGAAAGTACTGCAGGGTTTCAATCGGGAATTCACCTGGATAATCAGCAATCGAAAAAAGATAGAAGATCATATTGGAAAGGTCTTTAGTTTTTCCAGATTGCAGAGTTATCACAAGTGCCCCTTTTCCTTTTATTTGGCCTATATCCTGAAAATACAGACGCCGGAAGAGGGACTTTTTGAGCTAACCCCGCTGGAGGAAGGTAATGTTTATCATAACGTGCTCAAAGACTACTTCTCGAAGAGTGCTCTCGACTGGGAAAAATCCCTCGAGGAAAACATGAGGAAGTATATCAGACATGACAGTGAACTGGTTTTTAAATTCGAATATGAACGCCTTCGAAGGGTAATTGCCGAGTATATTCAGATAAAGGAATCAAAGAAACTGCCAAAGGTGGAAGGGGAATTCGAACCGACATATTTTGAGCTGGGTTTCGGGATGGGTAATCAGAAGCCGGTGAAGGTCCTGGAAGATGCTTACATAAGGGGAAAGATAGATAGAATCGACGTGGATAAAGATACGGGTGCGATGTATATTATGGACTACAAGAGAGGAAACTCCGGAGAGAAAGAACAGCTAATACTTTACTCTATTGCAGCAAACGAATTGTTGAAAGAAAAAGGATATTTTGTGGTCGGGGGTAGTTTTAGGCCGCTTTCTGGTAGCACAAATTTCAAGGATAGTTTTGTCGTTGTTACAGACGAAGGAAAGGATATATGGAAGTTTTCGAAGAGTAAATTTACCAGGGAGGATATTGAGAACTGGGTTAAAGAAAAAACGGAAGGGATATTCAACGGGGTTTATATTCCCAAAATTATTGAAAATAGATCTGGCTGCTACAATTGTTCATTCGCAAAATTAAAGATCTGTTCGGTTATTTTGTGGAGGAAGGAAGAATAATAGTGAGTGTAAACAGGGACATATTCATTTCTGCATCCGCTGGAACGGGAAAAACCTACAGATTGGTGAGTCATTATGTTCAGATATTCGAAGAGGCATTCAGGCACGGTGAAAAACTCGACGTGCACAACGTCGTGGCGATAACATTTACCAGAAAAGCGTCGAAAGAGATGAAAGAGCGGGTGCATTTGAGAATCAACGAAAAAATCGAGAATAATGAGCCCGGCGACTGGAAAAATCTACGTTCCAGATTGATATACGCATGGATTTCAACTATCCATTCCTTCTGTGAACGCATACTCAGGGAGAGTTCCATTTTTCTTGGTATTGATCCGGGATTTGAAATTTTGAGCGGTGTGAGACGGGTGGCTCTTGAGGCACAGGTAGTTAGAACCTATTTTGAGCAGCATCTGGATGAACTTGAGCCTCTTTTCGATTTGATAGGTGTTGACAAAACCTTTGAGCTTTTTAAGAAAGCACTTTCTGGCATGAGGGTGAATTTGAGGATCATTTCTCCTTATGAAGAGGAACCATTAAAGATAGGAAATGACGGAGAAAAGATTCTCCTGGCAACCAGAACCTTCCATAAACACTTTAAGCAATTGGTAGAGCATTATGAGAACGAAGCAAGAAGAAATAATTCCCTTGACTTTGATGATCTTCTTATCAAGACTCGTGACCTGTTGCACAACTTTCCGCAGCTCAGGGAAAAATACGTAAGAAGGTTTAAATACATACTGATAGATGAATTCCAGGATACTGACTGGCTTCAGAAAACGATAATAGACTACCTCCACGAGGAGGAAAGAAACTTTCTTCTCTTTGTTGGTGACGCCAAGCAGTCGATATACCGTTTCAGGGGAGCTGATGTTACGGTATTTAATAGAACAAAGGCAGAATTTGAAATAAAAAATGCTCATCTTGAAACGCTAAGTGTCAACAGGCGTTCGCATCCGGATCTGGTCGAATTTCAGAACAGGCTTTTCTCAAAAATAATGCTTCAGGATCGGAGCGGAAAGTATTACAAATCAATCTACGATACAGAAGTATCTGCCATTCCATACGAACAAGATTCTAACGATTCCAGAGTAAGGGTGCTGGTTTCTGAAAATTCAGACGATTCGCAGGTTGTTGCACAGTATATAAAAAATTTGTTGAGTGAAGAAATAACCTTTAGAAACAAAGATGGTAGCTATTCCACCAGAAAGATCAAACCGGGGGATATAGCGATACTGTTGCGAAAATTCGTAAATGTCAGTAGATATGAAGATGCTCTTGAAGAAAATGGTATCCCGTACTATACGGTTGGAAGCAAAGCCTTTTACGACCGACCAGAAATTGCAGGCCCTCTTGCGTGGCTGGATGTAATCGTTGATCCGCTAGATGATGCGGCATTTGCAAGGTTTCTCCTTTCTCCGGCTTTTGGAGCGACATTCGAAGATCTTTTCGAATTGAAAAGCAAGGAAAAGCACATATCAGACGCTATTCTAAAAACCACAGATGAACGTTTCAAACCGTTACGAGAATTGTTCATCAAATATTCTGAATTAAAGCATGTTCTTTCACCGAGTAGTGTTTTACAGAAATTTGTAGATGAGACGGAATATCTTCCAAAACTTGCCAGCATGAAAAGAGGGGAAAGGGCGATAAACAATGTTAAAAAGATGCTTGAAATAGCAAAAGAACTCGATCGTCTTGGAACAAGCCTCAGGGAACTCTCGTCAAATATAAAGGCGTTTATAGACTCGAGTGAAGAGACGGAAGCAACCCTTGAAACGGAAGAATCTGACAGCGTTAAACTCCTGACAGTCCATAAATCAAAAGGTCTGGAGTTTCCTGTTGTGATTGTTGCAGATACATTCTGGAAAGGGAAAAGTGATGGTTCCCCTTACATATTAACCGGTGAAGACGGGTATATTGTTTCCAGAGAGCAACCAAAGAAAGAAAGTGATACCATTGAATCGCAGTTGCATCTGGAAGAGAAGGAAAAGAATCTGGAAGAGGAAAAAAGAACCCTTTATGTTGCCTTTTCCAGAGCCAGGGAAATGCTTGTGGTAAGCTTGAATGGGAAGAAAGCCACTTCAGATCGTCCGTGGTCTCAAATGCTTCAAGGAACGTTGATTACTGGTGAAAACCAATTATGCGAAGATATGGAGGACCTTGTGGAAATTGTTGAACCTGGAGAAGCGGTAAGAGAAGAACCTGAGAGTATTGAAGAAAAAGAATCGTTTATAATTCAATGGCCTGATATCGAATTCATAAAATCCGTAGATGACAGGTCTTATATAAAATATATTTCACCATCATTGCTTGCGGAGGATTTCACTATAGAAATCTCAGAAAGCGAGCCGGGAGATATTCTTATAAGAAAGCCAAGAGAGCTTGGGACCCTTACGCATAGCGTCCTTGAAGCTGTTGGTATCCGTGGAAGAACCGGAAGAGTGACGACCTTAGAATCACTTCTTTCCGGTGGAATACCTGCATCTGTGGACAGGATAAGATTTTCGGAAGAAGATTATGAGATTGTCAGAAAAATCCTTTATAAACTTATCGACCATCCTTTGATAAAAGAGATAGAAACCAGTGATGAGGCTATGAGTGAGGTTCAGTTCCAGAAGAAATTCGATCGTTACGTACTTTTGGGGATTGTGGATAAATTGTATCGTGTCAACGGAAACTGGAGGATTCTGGATTTCAAATTTGCAGAATTCAGCCAGAAGAGTTTCCCAAAGTACGAATTCCAGATGAAATTTTATCTTTACATACTGAAAGAACTTCTTGCACCGGAATGTGCGAAGCTTCTGTTTTTGAAAGATGGTGAGGTTAGAGAGGTTAGGTTGAATAATGTAGAGGAGTTTGAAAAGGAACTATTAGAAAAAATAGAAAACCTTGGTGGAACAAATGAGAGAGGGGAATGAGTATGGAGGAAATTACTTTAAAGCCCACAAGAAGGGCCTTTTTCGTTCGATATACAATTTATCTGTACTATGTCATCATAGGAGTACTTATGCTGGTTTTTGGAAATCTCCACAACCCCGAAGGTAGCAGGCTAGGAATGTTGTTGAATTTCGGATGGCTCACAACATATCTGGGATTGTTTGGATTGTGGCTACTCCTCACCATAATTCCAGGAATCATTCTGGCATTTAAGAGAAGGACCTTCCTTTGGTTTTTCTGGCCAGCAATACTGAATCTGGTTGGTTGGATAATTTCATTACTTCTGGGCGAAAAGTACCCGGATCACCGTCTGTGGATCGATAATGCTCCTATTCTGCTGTTTCTTATTATCGGAATAGTTGCGCTTGCAATAATTGATTTTTATCGGATGACGTTCAAATACACTATCACCGAAAATTCCATCGAGATAAAGTATGGACTTTTCAATGCGAACAAGCATATGGTTTTGTTGAATCATGTGACCAACGTTCTCCTGAAGAGGTCTTTTCTGGAAAGGTTAATTGGAGTGGGGCATATCATTCCTGTGTCATCATCCGGGATAGGTTCAGGAGATAAAGGGGTTCTTGGAGGCGTAACGGCGGATGTTGGTTCGAAGGTAAGTGTTGGTGGATTCATGGGTGGTATTTCGACCGAGAAAGAATTCGTGGCGAATCCCAAGAACTGTATCTACGGTGTCTCCAAACCCGAAAAAATATTTGAGGAACTGAGATCGAAACTCTGAGTTTCTTCATAGGGTTATTAAAAAGCATTTGCTGAAATTCCCATCCCCTTTAGGGGATGGGAACATATAGGAGAATGTACTATCTAAATGTTCATACCACTTTAAGTTAAGTCATTGGTGAATATTTTTTTCTTTCGGTAGATGAGAAAGCTCATATTGAGTCCATCTATGAGATTGTGGATTATTATC is a genomic window containing:
- a CDS encoding PH domain-containing protein, producing the protein MEEITLKPTRRAFFVRYTIYLYYVIIGVLMLVFGNLHNPEGSRLGMLLNFGWLTTYLGLFGLWLLLTIIPGIILAFKRRTFLWFFWPAILNLVGWIISLLLGEKYPDHRLWIDNAPILLFLIIGIVALAIIDFYRMTFKYTITENSIEIKYGLFNANKHMVLLNHVTNVLLKRSFLERLIGVGHIIPVSSSGIGSGDKGVLGGVTADVGSKVSVGGFMGGISTEKEFVANPKNCIYGVSKPEKIFEELRSKL
- a CDS encoding UvrD-helicase domain-containing protein; this encodes MSVNRDIFISASAGTGKTYRLVSHYVQIFEEAFRHGEKLDVHNVVAITFTRKASKEMKERVHLRINEKIENNEPGDWKNLRSRLIYAWISTIHSFCERILRESSIFLGIDPGFEILSGVRRVALEAQVVRTYFEQHLDELEPLFDLIGVDKTFELFKKALSGMRVNLRIISPYEEEPLKIGNDGEKILLATRTFHKHFKQLVEHYENEARRNNSLDFDDLLIKTRDLLHNFPQLREKYVRRFKYILIDEFQDTDWLQKTIIDYLHEEERNFLLFVGDAKQSIYRFRGADVTVFNRTKAEFEIKNAHLETLSVNRRSHPDLVEFQNRLFSKIMLQDRSGKYYKSIYDTEVSAIPYEQDSNDSRVRVLVSENSDDSQVVAQYIKNLLSEEITFRNKDGSYSTRKIKPGDIAILLRKFVNVSRYEDALEENGIPYYTVGSKAFYDRPEIAGPLAWLDVIVDPLDDAAFARFLLSPAFGATFEDLFELKSKEKHISDAILKTTDERFKPLRELFIKYSELKHVLSPSSVLQKFVDETEYLPKLASMKRGERAINNVKKMLEIAKELDRLGTSLRELSSNIKAFIDSSEETEATLETEESDSVKLLTVHKSKGLEFPVVIVADTFWKGKSDGSPYILTGEDGYIVSREQPKKESDTIESQLHLEEKEKNLEEEKRTLYVAFSRAREMLVVSLNGKKATSDRPWSQMLQGTLITGENQLCEDMEDLVEIVEPGEAVREEPESIEEKESFIIQWPDIEFIKSVDDRSYIKYISPSLLAEDFTIEISESEPGDILIRKPRELGTLTHSVLEAVGIRGRTGRVTTLESLLSGGIPASVDRIRFSEEDYEIVRKILYKLIDHPLIKEIETSDEAMSEVQFQKKFDRYVLLGIVDKLYRVNGNWRILDFKFAEFSQKSFPKYEFQMKFYLYILKELLAPECAKLLFLKDGEVREVRLNNVEEFEKELLEKIENLGGTNERGE
- a CDS encoding PD-(D/E)XK nuclease family protein → MKVFLITGPTGSGKTELIISEMEKAHRSNPFSYVFVGPTGSYVKTIREAFLNRVGSIVASRFMAIDEFAVTIMKKLRPEMLHISSNIVKSEISDILEEIGRKDLAQSPTFVEYVFDIINDVKENDGFDKIFAQDDEITLLMRSLYSKLSDRFNSNLIYDTFDAYLSLAELSDELHPGEFGETLFIDGFHDFSPAVKAFLEGIVPIFSKVFITAPEDANRCELFAEARTIIDFVEEREGKIDSNGEIITSEKRFLSEQHLPKNLEPFLKTFFSEQKITQSCENVEVIVASDIFNEVEYISREIKRTIKSGYEPGDIAIVASDFSRYEKLFSERLDEYGIPFRSEGDEPLLESRAVKMLLLPFETAVNGFKPEKIVAMGDFGYGGSKLDTKFFESIAIQARLIYDYPTLTLQKRVESWEERLERYKELVQRKIRAVEEISDEEFIEQEISGYREVILRVDEEIEPAIERIFQVLAPFRSLSRRDCRIYREYFYEWSELIRIEERYRKLVEESEEEPFRKLEGERELLALKRFFNDVLPALEELLLFLGKERISPADYHRYLMLILRNTSFKSSRAIENRVEIQSLLNARFSRKKIKFFVGFNDGYYPMIRMNPLYSFTQYDEKAPKDLLLVKEKQQKLNLYLAVTRTSDRLYFSYPESTIDGEPLLPSAYLQDVIKSAGVTPERVGQKEGRKVDIIPELETVMSEKELKIAVANYFNTGHWKSLKDRFGMGDLEKVLQGFNREFTWIISNRKKIEDHIGKVFSFSRLQSYHKCPFSFYLAYILKIQTPEEGLFELTPLEEGNVYHNVLKDYFSKSALDWEKSLEENMRKYIRHDSELVFKFEYERLRRVIAEYIQIKESKKLPKVEGEFEPTYFELGFGMGNQKPVKVLEDAYIRGKIDRIDVDKDTGAMYIMDYKRGNSGEKEQLILYSIAANELLKEKGYFVVGGSFRPLSGSTNFKDSFVVVTDEGKDIWKFSKSKFTREDIENWVKEKTEGIFNGVYIPKIIENRSGCYNCSFAKLKICSVILWRKEE
- a CDS encoding TM1266 family iron-only hydrogenase system putative regulator — its product is MQERKVGIVAITVLNRENYARVNEILHQFADVILGRMGLPVKERQISIISVLVDGTTDEIGALTGKLGQIEGVKVKATLLKV
- a CDS encoding ABC transporter substrate-binding protein produces the protein MTGTKESKRERAKIFWLVLLGIVVIISAVFSILRIVSISGVILLYDDSSDMLRAFEEAYEAYNLDLKVFKIRYNPDTVKKQLEMVSRHGIRLIIGPRLSSEAEVLLPILVELDMYAISPTVTSPRVVGIDRRIVTMAVEDKKQIEMLVQEMMKDEIKRLLVIKGEENNAYAFLPFIELLKLEFEGEEVIVHCLHKDAKKEFELPDNVLNFDGILCVTDGKTTGMLCKKLFDIGYKGKIYASDYAMDKNLLLFSKKYIDKLKVFMPVSKKIAPSKNADYVGTYNAVILAKLLLERYHNDLKRAFTELINFSFEGIDGPVTITENYYATKECSIITLEEVFNGEKHW